A window of Elgaria multicarinata webbii isolate HBS135686 ecotype San Diego chromosome 2, rElgMul1.1.pri, whole genome shotgun sequence contains these coding sequences:
- the UBE2L6 gene encoding ubiquitin/ISG15-conjugating enzyme E2 L6 isoform X1 translates to MTGNIQRVAKELDEIKRSGFRCFQNIEVAVNNVFLWKGLLVPDDPPYNKGAFWIEISFPNEYPFKPPKVTFKTKIYHPNVDEMGRVCLPIISTVNWKPFTKIDQVIQALIALVNKPEPEHPLRASLAKEFTEDHKRFLSNAEDYTCKFSEKRPPCE, encoded by the exons ATGACAGGGAACATCCAGAGAGTGGCCAAG GAGCTCGATGAAATTAAGAGGTCAGGATTCCGCTGCTTCCAGAATATTGAGGTGGCTGTGAACAATGTCTTCCTCTGGAAGGGACTTTTGGTGCCG GATGACCCTCCGTACAATAAAGGTGCCTTCTGGATTGAGATCAGCTTTCCGAATGAATATCCCTTCAAGCCCCCCAAGGTGACTTTCAAGACTAAAATCTACCACCCCAACGTGGATGAGATGGGTCGGGTGTGCCTGCCAATCATCAGCACTGTGAATTGGAAACCTTTCACAAAGATAGACCAAG TGATCCAGGCACTGATAGCATTGGTGAATAAGCCTGAACCAGAACATCCGCTGCGTGCCAGCCTGGCCAAGGAATTCACTGAGGATCACAAGCGTTTCCTGTCCAATGCAGAAGATTACACCTGCAAATTCAGTGAGAAGCGGCCACCGTGCGAGTGA
- the UBE2L6 gene encoding ubiquitin/ISG15-conjugating enzyme E2 L6 isoform X2, whose amino-acid sequence MELDEIKRSGFRCFQNIEVAVNNVFLWKGLLVPDDPPYNKGAFWIEISFPNEYPFKPPKVTFKTKIYHPNVDEMGRVCLPIISTVNWKPFTKIDQVIQALIALVNKPEPEHPLRASLAKEFTEDHKRFLSNAEDYTCKFSEKRPPCE is encoded by the exons atg GAGCTCGATGAAATTAAGAGGTCAGGATTCCGCTGCTTCCAGAATATTGAGGTGGCTGTGAACAATGTCTTCCTCTGGAAGGGACTTTTGGTGCCG GATGACCCTCCGTACAATAAAGGTGCCTTCTGGATTGAGATCAGCTTTCCGAATGAATATCCCTTCAAGCCCCCCAAGGTGACTTTCAAGACTAAAATCTACCACCCCAACGTGGATGAGATGGGTCGGGTGTGCCTGCCAATCATCAGCACTGTGAATTGGAAACCTTTCACAAAGATAGACCAAG TGATCCAGGCACTGATAGCATTGGTGAATAAGCCTGAACCAGAACATCCGCTGCGTGCCAGCCTGGCCAAGGAATTCACTGAGGATCACAAGCGTTTCCTGTCCAATGCAGAAGATTACACCTGCAAATTCAGTGAGAAGCGGCCACCGTGCGAGTGA